From the Macaca nemestrina isolate mMacNem1 chromosome 18, mMacNem.hap1, whole genome shotgun sequence genome, the window tgtgtgtctgtgtgtgtgcacaaataaattttttttttttttttttttttttttgatggagtctcactctgtagcccaggctggagtgcagtgtcacgatcttggctcactgcaacctctgcctcctgggttcaagcaattctcctgcctcagcctcctaagtagctggaatcatAGGCACTTGCCATCATAcgtggctcatttttgtattttttttagtagaaatgggattttaccatgttggccagggtggtcttaaactcctggcctcgggtgatctacttgtcttagcctcccaaagtgctgggattacaggcataagccactgcacctggcctattatatttaataatattaatggaatatgtgtgtgtgtacaatttACATATGTAAAGAGAATTTTTTATATACATGAATTTATattgaaaatagaagaaaatttatatatttttaaggatttaTTTATTGCTCTCCTCCTTGACCCCTCTTAGAAAACAGAGTTTACGGTGAAGAATGCTCAGGTCCGAGGAGGGTATGTGCTACACATCGGAACGATCTACGGTGACCTGAAAGTGGGAGATCAGGTCCGGTTGTTTATTGATGAGGTGAGTTGGGTTACTGTGGCCCCCATTGGATTTGGTTAGTAATCACCTTCTCCTCTGGCTTTAAATTGTCCTGTCACTGTTATCATTCCCTAGTGACATTGTAAGTAGACCGCAGGGGTTAATTTCAGTGCATTTGGTGGATTGTGAGGGATGCAACTAAGAGTTAATCTGTATGTTCCCAAGTCAGTGATTTCACCAGTGATTTCAGTTAAGATCCTGTGGACTTGCTTTCAtggattgcttttcttttttttttgagacggagcctcgctgtgtctcccaggctggagtgcagtggcgtgatctcggctcactgcaagctccgcctcccgggttcacgccattcttccgcctcagcctcccaagtagctgagactacaggcgcccaccaccacgcccggctagttttttgtatttttagtagagatggggtttcaccatgttagccaggatactctcgatctcctgacctcgtgatccacccgcctcggcctcccaaagtgctgggattacaggcttaagccaccgcgcccggccatggatTGCTTTTCTAATCTTACCTACTTTCATCAGGAGCCAAGGATGCTGAAGAATGAAGAGGTAGGCTCTGTGGCATGTGACAGAGCTCCAGAGTAAGAGTAGCTTAAAACAGAATAGCAGTGTATGTTCTGAAAAGCTCGAGCTGATATGGAGGCTCTGCCCCACAGAGTCAGAGGGCCTGGCTTCTCCTCACCTGTCACTCCAACTTCTTTCCTGGGGCGTTGCCTTTGATTTCCTGGTTCAGAGGATAGCTATCAGATCCACTGTCTAagccaggggttggcaaactttgtGTAAATAACGATactaaatatttttggctttgtggaCCACATGCTTTTGGTCATGGCTACTCAGCTCTGTGGTTGGAGTGTACAAGTAGCCATTGACCATACGTAAACGAACAGGTGTGTCTGCTGTAAACTTgtttatggccgggcgcagtggctcatgcctgtaatcccagcactttgggaggccaaggcgagcggatcacctgaggtctggagttcgagaccagcctgaccaacatggagaaactctgtctctactaaaaatacaaaagtagccgggtgtgctggcgcatgcctgtaatcccagctactcgggaggctgaggcaggagaatcgcttgaacccagcaggtggaggttgtagtgagctgagatcgcgccatagcactccagactgggcaacaagagcaaaactccatatttaaaaaaaaaaaaaaaaaaaaaaactttataaaaatttataaacacacacatttggggaggctgaggcgggaggattgcttgaggtcaagagtttgagaccagcctgggcaacaacatgagaccccatctctacaaaaaataaaaaatattagttgggggtggtggtgtgtacctatagtcccagctacttgggaggctgaggcaagaggatcgcttgagcccaggagtttgaggtggcactgagctatgattgcgctgctgcactccatcctgggtaacagagcaagactgtctctaaaaatgaaaagacagatgACAGGCTAGATTTAGCCATAGGCCATCGTTTGAGAATTGTTGTTCTAGGTGGTGGAAAAGAAACGGGACGACCTGTCCCATCCCTTTAATGGTAGACAGCACTTCTGCTCAAAACCTGTTGACCAGAAgttagtcacatggccacacttAGCCACAGGGAAGCTGGGAAGTGTAACCTTTATTCTGCACAGTCATATTTCCAACTAAAAATTGTAGCacttgggccgggcgtggtggcttaagcctgtaatcccagcactttgggaggccgagacgggtggatcacgaggtcaggagatcgagaccatcctggctaacatggtgaaaccacatctctactaaaaaatacaaaaaactagccgggcgaggtggcgggcgcctgtagtcccagctactcaggaggctgaggcaggagaatggcgtgaacccgggaggcggagcttgcagtgagccgagatccggccactgcactccagcctgggcgacaaagtgagactccgtctcaaaaaaaaaaaaaaaaaaaaaaaaattgtagcacTTGGGGGTGCAGGTACCGGGAGATAACTAGCAGTCTATTACAGACCTCTCCATGAGCCCTTCTGCCCTTTCCAGCCCCGACGAAGACCCATCATGAGCAACCACACAGCTACGCACATTCTGAACTTTGCCCTGCGCTCAGTGCTTGGGGAAGCTGACCAGAAAGGCTCACTGGTTGCTCCTGACCGCCTTAGATTTGACTTCACTGCCAAGGGAGCCATGTCCACCCAACAGATCAAGAAGGCTGAAGAGATTGCTAATGAGATGATTGAGGCAGCCAAGGTAGGATGGGCGACGGCCGAACGCCTCCCCCCCGCCGCACCATCACTGTCTGTCCACAGTCTCAGCAGTGCGGTGCTCTCTGTTTTTACCAGATTCGTCCTGCATGTAGATTTGCTTAAAGCAGTGATTCTTCACCTGTGCTTTTGTAGGGGGCAGTGCGGGGCAGTGGTGGTTGTTGctgaaggggagagggagaggcctTTGTCCAACCCCCACCTTAGGAGAACCAGAGCTATTCTAGTTAAGTCTGTTCACATATAAGATTTGGTCCACAGTTAAACAAAATAGTTGGAAATTCCCAAACTGATGCCCTTGACTTTGCATGTGGTGTGTGATTCAGGACGCTCATGGCACGTGCCAGGCAGAGCCAGGTCGGAACGCGAGTCCTGCCTGCAGGACCATGCTCTCCTGCCTTGTCATACCGCACCTCCAGGGATCTCTTCCAGCTCTTTTCTGTCTTTGTCTGGCAGCCCGTCTACACTCAGGATTGCCCCCTGGCGGCAGCAAAAGCCATCCAGGGCCTACGGGCTGTGTTTGATGAGACCTATCCTGACCCTGTGCGAGTCGTCTCCATTGGAGTCCCGGTGTCTGAGCTGCTGGATGACCCCTCTGGGCCTGCCGGCTCCCTGACTTCTGTTGAGTTTTGTGGGGGAACGTGAGTACCATGGAGGGGCAGAGTAGAGGGGTCATCTGCCATCACCTTCTGAGGATGTAGGTCTTAGGCTAGAACAACTCTCGTCTTTCTAAGGTTGCAGTGAAGTCCTCAGAAATGCAGTTGCTAAATAGTGTTCCCAAGAATCTCAGCCTTCTATTGTGCTCATTAGACCTCCCGTATCTGATGTTAACATCTGCTGACGAAACATTCCCAGGAGGATAAGGTGGAAAACATTGTATTCACACTTACCATGCAGTTGCTTGCTGCTGTTTGCTGGGCTGAAACTAACAAGAAGGCTAGTGTGAATTTGGGATTCAGCAAGGCCTGGAGTGCTCGTTGAGCTCCTGATGTGGTCCTAGCCCTTTCCGTTCCTGGTATCTCACCTAATTTCCTTTGACAGCTTGGGCAGCATCTCGGGAATGTAGCTCTATTGTCTCATAGCCCCTGAGCAGGCTACATGCTTGACCCAGCTCAGTTCGGCATGGGATAGCCACTTCTGCCAATTTGGATTCCTCTGTAGCTCTCTGGGCCTTTCTGGGAAGGTCATGGTGGCCTGGAAAGTTCCTGCTTCCAaatgaagcctttttttttttggttgagacggagtcttgctctgtcacccaggctggagtgcaatggccggatctcagctcactgcaagctccgcctcccgggtttacgccattctcctgcctcagcctcccgagtacttgggactataggcacccgccaccttgcccggctagttttttgtattttttttagtagagacggggtttcactgtgtttgccaggatggtctcggcctcccaaagtgctgggattacaggcttgaaccgctgcgcccggccccaaatgaAGCCTtatcaaaagaattttttttttttgagatggagtcttgctgtgtcccatagggtagagtgcagtggcacagtctcagctcactgccaaacgattttcatgcctcagcctcccaagtagctgggactacaggcatgcgcccccatgcccagccaggaagaGAACATTCTTTTTTACTGAGAGAGTTTCgctcgtgttgcccaggcaggagtgcaatggctccatcttggctcactgcaatctccgcctgcAGGGTTCAGgtgagtcttctgcctcagcctcccgagtagctgggattacaggcacctgccactacgcccagcaaattttgttTAGgagggagcctcgctctgttgccaggctggagtgcacatgGCTTGATCACgattcactgcaaactctgcctccccggttcacggcattctcctgctttagtctcccgagtagctgggactacaggcgcccgccacctcgctcagctgattttttgtatttttagtagagatagggtttcaccatgttagccaggatggtctcgatctcctgacctcatgattcacacacctcggcctccaaacatgctgggattacacgtgtaagccactgtgcctggcctaattttgtatttttagtagagacagggtttctccacgagttcagactggtcatgaactcctgatctcaggttacccactcacctcagcctcccacagtgctgagattacaggtgtgagccacggggccaaaaagaacattctttttttttttttttttttgagacggagtctcgctctgccacccaggctggagtgcagtagccggatctcagctcactgcaagctccgcctcccgggtttacgccattctcctgcctcagcctcctgagtagctgggactacaggcgcccgccacctcgcccggctagttttttgtattttttagtagagacggggtttcaccatattagccaggatggtctcgatctcccgacctcgtgatccgcccgtctcggcctcccaaagtgctgggattacaggcttgagccaccgcgcccggccaaaaagaaCATTCTTAATGTCATGGATGAGACAGTCCAAGGTCCCCTGCAGGCCTCTGGCAGGCAGGGAGCAAGTGGGATGTGCAGAGTAGGGTAGGGGTCTGGGGGATTGAGTTACAGGCTTTTCTGCCCAGCTGAATTGGGCAGGAAACAGCTTTCAAAAACTTTATacaagggctgggtgcggtgcctcatgcccagcacttagggaggctgaggcaggtggatcacttgaggtcaggagttcaagaccagcctgtgcaacattgtaaaaacctgtctctactaaaaatacaaaaattaactaggagtggtggcaggtgcttgtttcccagctacttgggaggctgaggcaggagaatcacttgaacccaggaggtagaggttgtggtgagccacaACTGCAcaattgcactgcagcctgggcaacagaacaggactctgtctcaaaaaaaaaaaaaaacctttatacCACTGTCAAAGAATGAGGATGAATTAATAAGCATTTGAGGTTCCCTGAACAACTGAAATAAAGCCTATTTGTTCAAGGGGTTGTGGTAAGATTTTAACAGCAGTCCTCAAATTGTCCCCTAATGAACAGGAATACAAAAATAGAGCGTAAGTTCCACCACAGGACCAAAACTGTCACGTAGAGCCTAATGGTAAGACTGTATTGGATATTAGGGACCACAAACGACTTTGCTCTTTGCCTCATTTGATTTTCATAGCAGCTACGTGGGGAGCATCATCCCCATCTGAGAGCTGAGAACACTCGGGCTTGGTCAGCTGGTGTCTCGCTCGGTGTCAGAACACTCCCAAGCCCAGGCTTTCCCTGACTTTCAACCCATTCCTGCTTCTCTTGTCCGCTAGTGGGACCCCCAGCCAAGGGCTGCCAAGGACCTCTTTCACCACGACCTTTGTTTTCTGCGATTCAGGCACCTGCGGAACTCAAGTCACGCAGGAGCTTTTGTGATTGTGACGGAAGAGGCCATCGCCAAGGGTATCCGGAGGATCGTGGCTGTCACGGGTGCCGAAGCCCAGAAGGTGAGCAGGTCAGGCTGGTTTGTGGCTTATCTGAAGAGGGCAAGAGGAGCCCAGTCTGCGAATCCATAGAGCAAACAGTGCTCTGCATGGCTGCTGCAGTCAGAGTGAAAGTGGAGACTGGGCCATTCCACCTGCCCCAGTGTCCTACCCCTGCTTCGCAGAAGAAACCTGCCACCACAGAAGATTTCCTAGCTTTCCTGTGTTTAgtcttaaaatatatgtaaatctgGCTATCTACCCCCTCTTATCTCCATGTGGAAGAGGGTGTAAGACATAGATTCGCTGTGGCTTCAGGGCCCCCGGCACTGATCCATGTACCCCTAGGGGCGTGCTTAGTTTGAGGCCGTGCAGTAGAGGATGGGTGCTCTGTCATGGGAACTGGTGTGTCTGACTTGTGCTAAAGCCCCAGGGTTAGCCACTTCCTGGGTGATGGGGTTCCTGATTCTCGAGCTTGATCATCCCCAAGTCAGAGTTGGGTACAGCCGTTGCCAGTGGGCCTGTGAGCACTGTGCTCCTTGCTGGGGCCTGATGCTGCCAGTACCTGCTCCCCACAGACACTTTTGGGGTGTGTTGCTGCAGGGCCTACCACTGGGGCAGCCACTCAGACCCAGGATAGTGAGGCTGACTCAGGCCTCCTACCTGGGGTTGACCGGGTGTCCCCTCCCAGGCCCTCAGGAAAGCAGAGAGCTTGAAgaaatctctctctgtcatgGAAGCCAAAGTGAAGGCCCAGACTGCTCCAAACAAGGATGTGCAGAGGGAGATCGCTGACCTTGGAGAGGTAGGGGTGGCTTCCCTCCCTCCTCAGGGCCTGACGCATGAGACATGCCCTGGCTTCAGTAAATCTATAGTCAGTCAGTCCCTGGTTCTTGGTGGAATGGGCCTTTGGGCTGACTTCTGTTgtcctgtagccttgtagcagGGACCCCATGGATCCTGGCCTTGGACCCTGGAGGTTCCCTGCTGCCCCCATTGCTGCTAGCAGGAGAGCTCTTCCCAAGCATGTGTGGGCACTGGGGTGGAGGGATTTGGAGAAGGGGAAAAGGCTGCCCCCTGCTTCCAAGCCTGCCTGgcatttatttgcatttcaagctgccaggaagctcatCACAGGCTGTTCCCAGCCTGGTAAGGACTAGGCCTGACTTGGAGCCCAGCTTTCTACTGTTCCTTTCTCTCTAGCCCTCCTTGTTTTACCTGCCGCAGCTGCTCCAGAAGGGACTGGTCTCAAAGCCAGAAGACAGCTTTGtgtttttgctttcctttcccgGACACTAGTCAGGGAGGACTTGGGTTCAGGTGGGGTGGGCTTGACCCTGACATCCCAGCAAGTTGTGGCCCAGATTCAGATGGTCTTCTGGTTCTCGTTCCAGGCCCTGGCCACTGCAGTCATCCCCCAGTGGCAGAAGGACGAATTGCGGGAGACTCTCAAATCCCTAAAGAAGGTCATGGATGACCTAGACCGAGCCAGCAAAGCCGATGTCCAGAAACGAGTGAGTCCGGGCAGCACCGGTGGCCAGAGTGTTTCCTAGGCAAAGGCCGGCAGGATACAGCCAGGGGTTCGCGGTTTGTGCTTTTGGTCTGAGCTGCTCTTCTGGACTTTTTTCTTGCAGGTGTTAGAGAAGACAAAGCAGCTTATCGACAGCAACCCCAACCAGCCCCTCGTCATCCTGGAGATGGAGAGCGGTGCCTCAGCCAAGGCAACCCAGGGGCCGGGGCCCCCTCCCCTGGGGCACATCAGCCCTTTGGTGGCTGATATGTAACCTCTGTGGCTCTGAGCCAAGTGGTTGCCTAAGGGCCCACTGTCTGGGATTAAGGTTGGGAGGAGCAGCAGCTCCCTGCATGTGGGAGGCACACCTGGGCCAGGGTGTGGGCAGGGCCCTACACTGGGGTCCTCCACCCAGGCCCTGAGGACTACATCTGctctgggaaggggtgggggtgggtggcgGTCCTTCTGAGGGCTGCAAATGCTCACACTAGTGAGGGTCCCTGCTCCAGCACCATGGTCTGAGCCATGTCCTCCCCACAGGCCCTGAATGAAGCCTTGAAGCTCTTCAAGACACACTCCCCTCAGACGTCTGCCATGCTCTTCACGGTGGACAACGAGGCTGGCAAGATCACTTGCCTGTGTCAAGTCCCTCAGGTCAGAACCACCTTGCACCAGTGGGAAGTGTTGGGTCTTAAGCTTATTTGCTGAGGCCTGTGTGTGTACAACCTGCATTTAAAAGAGCCTGTCTCCTGCCTGCCTGTTGGTCACCTTTGCCAGTACCCCTTACCCAGGCCTCCTCATTGGTTGCATCTGTCTGGTTGATACTTGGCTTTGCCACTCTGTCCTGTCCTGGCAGGGGCCATGACTGCCCCCTGCACTAGCCGTAAAGTCTGTCTTGGCCTCCAGCAGTATCACCCAGGGCAAAGGAGTGGGTGATGGCTCCTCCCTCAATCCCATTTTCTGTCCTGacttcccccttccctttctttcttctagaATGCAGCCAATCGGGGCTTAAAAGCCAGCGAGTGGGTACAGCAGGTGTCAGGCCTGATGGACGGTAAAGGTGGGGGCAAGGATGTGTCTGCACAGGCCACAGGCAAAAACATTGGCTGCCTGCAGGAGGCGCTGCAGCTGGCCACTTCCTTCGCCCAGCTGCGCCTCGGGGATGTAAAGAACTGAGCGGGGGAGGAGGTGGCTTCTACTGGCTCCATCCGTCCAGCCGGGAGCTCTTCATCTGCTACAAGAACATTTGAATCCTGGGACCTTTTGAGAGCCCCTCCTACCCCGGCCGTACCTGGAACACCCTCACGAGCAGTCCTGTGACTCAGCGCCCCTTATACTTCTGCCCTGAGCCCTCCACGTCAGTGCCATCTGTCGAGAACCACTACCCCCGCATTGCTGTTGATCACCACACTCGCATCTGTAGATAACAGCTCTCCAGCCTGAGCTTTCCGCGTCAGCAAGGACGAATCGTTTTTTGCTGCAGAGAATAAAAGGACCACGTGCAATACTTAATGCTATATGATCTCTATCCCTCTTCCCAGGTGGAGCTCGCTCTTTTGACAGCCCTTGGCCCCTGCTGTCTAGAATAAATGCTGTGGCTTCTACTGGCTGCTGTAGTGTTCACCCAGTCCAGCCCCAGAACCCTAAATTTTGGGAAAAGCCCCTGGGGTTGCCTCAAACGTTTGTGGAGGTTGAGGCCAAATAGGTAGGGTGACATGGAGCAAGGCGTTCATAATTCAGTAGATGGGTGGGGTTAGTGGAAGCAGAGAAGCCTTGGAGCTGCTCTCCCGCTCCCTTCCAGCAGGAGGGATGGATCAGGCAGCCCTGCACAAGTGGGACCAGGGCGCCAGGGACGCCGACCGTTCTCCCTCCGAGCCTCCAGCAGGCGCTGTAGCGCCGCCCGTCACTCTCCCGACAGCCCTCACGCAGGCGCGCGTCTTTAAGCAACGGAAGAACCAGTGGGTGCGGCAGTGCGTTGGGCGGAAGCGGCTCTCACGCCAGGAGCCGCCATGCCCGGGGACCACCGCCGCATCCGCGGCCCTGAAGAGTCGCAGCCGCCGCAGCTGTACGCGGCCGACGAGGAGGAGGCGCCCGCCGCCCGCGACCCAACGCGACTGCGGCCCGTGTACGCGCGCGCCGGGCTGCTGAGCCAGGCCAAAGGCTCGGCCTACCTGGAGGCGGGAGGCACAAAGGTGCTGTGTGCAGTGTCGGGCCCGCGACAGGCCGAGGGAGGCGAGCGCGGCGGCGGCCCGGCCGGATCTGGCGGCGAAGCCCCGGCCGCGCTGCGCGGTCGCCTGCTGTGCGACTTCCGCCGCGCGCCTTTCGCGGGCCGCCGGCGCCGCGCTCCCCCGGGCGGCGGCGAGGAGCGTGAGCTGGCGCTGGCGCTGCAGGAGGCACTGGAGCCGGCCGTGCGCCTGGGCCGCTACCCGCGCGCGCAGCTCGAGGTGTCGGCGTTGCTGCTGGAGGACGGCGGCTCGGCCCTGGCCGCCGCGCTCACCGCCGCCGCGCTCGCCCTGGCCGACGCGGGCGTTGAGATGTATGATCTGGTGGTGGGCTGTGGCCTGAGCCTCGCGCCGGGGCCCGCGCCCACTTGGCTGCTGGATCCCACGAGGCTAGAGGAAGAGCGCGCCGCCGCCGGCCTCACCGTGGCGCTCATGCCTGTGCTGAATCAGGTGGCCGGGCTGCTGGGCAGCGGCGAGGGCGGCCTGATCGAGAGCTGGGCGGAGGCCGTACGCCTGGGCCTCGAGGGCTGCCAGCGCCTCTACCCCGTGCTGCAGCAGAGCCTGGTGCGGGCGGCGCGCCGCAGGGGCGCCGCCGCCCAGCCCTGAACTAGAAGCCTGAGCAACGACGGACGCAAGCCGAGGACCGTGCTGCCGCCGTCCCTGAAAAGACCCGCGCCGTCGGCCTCCAGCCTGCGTCGAGATAAGCAGCCGGAGCCCTGGAGAGCACCTGGGTAGGCCCTAGCAGAGCCAAGGCGCCGGACAGCTGTGGTGTTGGAAAGGGTTTTTACAAACCTCGTTAAAGGAACTATACTTGAGCCGGCTCTTAGCTTCGACCCAGTTGAGGAAACCTGGGAGCGCATCCTGACTCCCAAGTTGGAAACTTTAGCTGGACTTACCTGGAAGCTGGTACCTAGAGCTGCTGTCATTCAGGCCAGCCAGTGACCCCTTCCGATATAACTGGGCGACTTTTCAGAGGATGGACAAGACGACTGTGCCTTCTGTGTCTGAGCCAAAAGAAAGAcccttttatatttgaaaaacgTCTTATGGTGTGGTTCTTCTTGGTCCGGGATTTAAGAGAGCAAGGCTCTTTTGTTCTTGCATCCCAGGTGTCAAGGGTCGCGGCGGCATTGCCTTAAACGGGTTCTGTTCCTTAGGCCCACGTGAACAGGAGAGACGGGCTGAAAAGAGCTGCAGAGCCTGATGGGAGCGCTGTGATTTGGAGCAGCAGCTGCCCCCACACGAACCAGAGTTAGGGGAACTGCTGAGATACGACGAGAGTAGGgagagttggccgggcgcggcggctcacacctgtaatcccagcactttgggaggccaaggcagggagatcacctgaggtcggaagttcgagatcagcctgaccaacatggagaaaccccgtctctactaaaaatacaaaattagccagcacTAAtaatggtggcatatgcctgtaatcttagccactcgggaggctgaggcaggagaatcgcttgaacccgggaggtggaggttgcggtgagtggagatcgcaccattgcactccagcctgggcaacaagagcaagactccgtctcaggaaaaaaagtaCGGCCCCAGAAGTGCGCTGAGTGCACCTCGTGCCCCAACCTGGCTTGGTGCTGGGTAGCTGAAAAGGGTTTTGGCCTGGGTAGAAGCCATCTGTCCTTGGCCATGTACAGAATGGCACAACCCGAGCCTCCACTGCTGGTGAGAAGTGGCACCCTGGTCCTACAAGGAAGACCCTGAGTAGCACCGCAGAGGGCAGGTGCACTGCTAGGAAGGCCAGGTACAACCTGACTGACTGACCACGAGGTGGGGTCTTTCCTGTGTCGCTACCAGCTCTGCTGGTTTGGGCTCAAGACTGCATGGTAGGAAGCTAGGTGACTGCCATTTGGAAGGCGGCCTGGTCCCCTCTCTCTGCACTCAGCTTCTCTAGGAAGGGCCGGCCTGGGTCAGCCCAAGGACCAGAATGAGTTTCTGGGGCCACACCTAGAACCCCTGAccaggaaaaatacaaattttattttttcccttctgacATAACGTGTCTTTCTAGAGCAGGTCTGAAATAGTATCACACCAGTGGGGAGAGGACATAATGTAATTCTgaagggtgacttcctagagtaGATGGGGAGTCTGGAGCCCAAAGAGGGCTGTGTGGGGTACACACTGAGAACATTCCAGCAGTTTCAGGGAGATTGGAAACTCAGGGAGATCTGTTGGCTATCTGTTGACTGGCGGTGCATCGGGAGGGGAGTGAAGATCAGCTGTGTCTGCATTCAGACAAGGCTGAGGGTGCCCtctgaggggtggggtggggatgggctGTCATCTGCCCCTTGCAAGAGAGCCTCAGCTTCATGAGGATGGCGACCTGGTGCAGTTCCAGGCCACCTCCTAACCGTGTCAGTCCCAGGACCATCATCTCGAAATGCAACCTCTAAAGAAGCTAAAACCCACCACTACAGGTTGGCCCTCTGCTTGTCTGGCAAGCCCTGTGTCCACTTCCATTGCCCCAGCTCCAGATCAGGCATCTCAGGTTGCTAAGGTGGCTTTCAAAACCTACGCAAGGCAAGGAGCTGTCTATCGAGAATGCCAGGAGCTGATGAGGCTGGAGGGGTTCCTGCTGCCTCCTGGCTGGCCTGATCTTCAGCGTGGTTCTTCACCTGTAGGGAAAACAGAAGCAGGATAGTGGCAGAGGGGCCGGAGGCATGGGAGGCTAGGAAAGGGGGGCCACCTActcaacatctagtctcccccACACCCCGATTTCCATTTCCTCCCCAGAGCTTTAGCAGCTCAGGGCTTCTCTATATTCTACTTAAGACCTAGAAACTCAGAACCACCAGGCTAAAGAAAGCAGTCGTCTACATGTAGCCGTTCTTTTCCCAgatattacaggtgtgactcaGGATCTGGGCAGCAGTGAAAGCCCTCCTGAGCCCAGCAGACCGAACACAGAGCTGGGTGGGTAGATGGGGGAGGGCTCCAGCCCCATTGTGGGCCGGGCATGGCCTGCCTCAGACCAGCAAGAGGTGGTGGTTTTGGATGGGCAGGGAATATTCAGGTACTCTAATGCCACACACAGGGCTGTTACCAGTTCCAGGAAGGTTAGTGTGCCACAGCTTCCGCAGGGGGCATGGTCCATGCGGCAGCCAGAAAccctgcagcagcagcaggaagagcgcaggaag encodes:
- the LOC105491541 gene encoding exosome complex component MTR3; amino-acid sequence: MPGDHRRIRGPEESQPPQLYAADEEEAPAARDPTRLRPVYARAGLLSQAKGSAYLEAGGTKVLCAVSGPRQAEGGERGGGPAGSGGEAPAALRGRLLCDFRRAPFAGRRRRAPPGGGEERELALALQEALEPAVRLGRYPRAQLEVSALLLEDGGSALAAALTAAALALADAGVEMYDLVVGCGLSLAPGPAPTWLLDPTRLEEERAAAGLTVALMPVLNQVAGLLGSGEGGLIESWAEAVRLGLEGCQRLYPVLQQSLVRAARRRGAAAQP